The following are from one region of the Nymphaea colorata isolate Beijing-Zhang1983 chromosome 7, ASM883128v2, whole genome shotgun sequence genome:
- the LOC116257079 gene encoding uncharacterized protein LOC116257079 — protein sequence MLNRYPRKGGRQRKSKMDPAIWHKVAGISGVAALGLGTYGAHVFKPKNPAYKEVWHTASLYHLVHTAALLAAPLTKHPNLFGGLMTAGIVLFSGTCYTVAFLEDRKYSHTAPIGGFAFIGAWATLLF from the exons ATGTTAAACAGATACCCAAGGAAAGGGGGAAGACAGAGAAAAAGCAAGATGGATCCGGCAATCTGGCACAAGGTGGCTGGTATTTCCG GTGTAGCTGCTCTTGGCCTTGGGACTTACGGTGCCCACGTCTTCAAGCCCAAGAACCCTGCATACAAAGAG GTTTGGCATACCGCATCCCTGTATCATCTGGTCCACACAGCAGCCTTGCTCGCGGCTCCTCTTACCAAGCACCCCAACCTG TTTGGTGGCCTTATGACTGCTGGAATCGTTCTCTTCTCGGGAAC ATGTTACACAGTGGCTTTTCTTGAAGATAGAAAATATTCTCATACAGCACCTATAGGTGGATTTGCATTTATTGGAGCTTGGGCAACTCTCCTCTTTTGA